AAGGCTTTGGGGGCTACTCCACTCCACAACGGGGCAAGGCAGGCTGATGCTGGGCTAGCCAGGGCACCTGGGTACCCCGCGGAGCCTGCAGGGTCCCTGCCCACCTGGTCCTTCTGCAGCAACTCCTGCAGTTTCTCCAGCTGCATCTGGCAGATGTGGGAGCGGGTGCGGCTCTGGCAGAAGGAGTCCAGAAAGGAATTGAGGGGCAGGTCCTGGGCCAGGAACTCCTCTGTCTGTGCCTGTGGGATGGGCAGTGGGACAGCATCAAGCCAAGAGAGCCATGGGACCACAGAGGGAGCCCAGATGGCtgagccctgccccagccactTCTCCAGAGCCTGGCACACGGGAGGGCATGGAGAGGAGTCTGGGGCCCAGGCGAGGAaggggcagcagcacaggggtcTTGCCTGACTCACCTCTGACTCTGCCTCAGAGGCATAGAGCTTGGCTTGGAGCTGGCCCAGAGCGCTCTGCAGGCTCCAGTTCTCCAGGTACACCTCTGTGTtgggaggggatggggctgCCAACAAACCTCTCCCTGGATGTCCCCCAttgctggggctgtggtcttTCCCATCCCCAAGCATCAGGTCCCCCACCCTTGAACTGAAACACCCCCAAACACATCCCTGGAGCCACCTGCATACTGAGGCCTGCATCCCACTGCAGCATTGGTCCCAGCTGAGGGCTGGCTATGTCGCAGGCAGCATCAGCCCCGACTGCTCCTGATCATGGCTGAGCCATTTTCCCGGGGCATGTTTGAGGGTGCTGAGCCCACCCGGGCCCTCATATTAACGCAGGTTGCTCTGGCTGTGCCGGGCTCTGCCTCATCCCATTGGCTGTGCCCCACTCACCCAGGCACTGCTGCTTGTCCCAACATGCCTCTCGTGTCCCTTGCAGCTCCTGGTACTTGACGGCTAGGGAAGCCTTCCTGTCCTCCAGCCGCGGGCGCAGGGACAGGTTCACCCTGGCCAAGGTGCAGTTTGAAGCCAAATACATCTCCCGCTCCAGCTGCAGACTCTGAGACTGTGGGAACAGGaatgggggggaagggggggggggggggtcagcaCTGGGAGAAATGGGCAGAACCAGTCAGAactggcagcctgctgggaggggATCCATCCCCATCCAGGGGCAAAccctctcctcctgcactgtccccatccctctgctctgcctggaaAGGGAGTGTGTCCTAGGAGGGATGCAACAGCTGGACCAGGGCTACGCACGGCACAGGGCAGCTTACCCTGAATGTGGCAAACCTCACAGCTGGCTGCCCAGCCCCCTTTGCAGAGGAAAGGACTCGTTAGCTAACAAGGATGTCAGGAGAGAGACACACACCCTCTTTCACTGCACACACATCTTCTGCCCACACAGAGAGGAGTAGAGCGTGGTGCTGGGCTGCACTTTGAGAGGCCCAGGGGAAAGATGCTGAAATCAGGCTgagaattatttcaaaataatctgaCCCTGTTCTCACAGAGGAGCGCCAGGAACCACTGGAGCTGGGGAGCACACGGGGCTCATCCCAGCTGTGGGGAACAAAGCCAGATGTGGAGGGCATGGCCAGGGGCTAGGGCCTCACAGCCTCCCCCAAATctcggggcagtgagagaagCAGGGGCAGCGCCTGTGGCCCTGCACAGGGTTTTGGTGGCCCGAGGCTGCCTGGCAGGTGATGGCTGCGGAAACCCCGAGCAACGACAGGAGCTCCGGGGCAGCCGCTGGTCGGCACGCCCAAACTCAGGTTTCTCCGCGGCCACCCCAACACGGCCGGTGGGTTTTGCTGCTCCTCCAGACCCCCCGGGCTCGGCGGGTGGGATTTCAGGTATCCAGGGAAGACGAACGAGCAGCGGTGCCAGGGACCGGCGGGTGACGCCCGGCCACACAGCGCCCGGTGCCCAGGCTGCGGGCGGCTCCATCCCGCGCACCGGGAAAGCCCCGCTGGGGGCGAGCGCTGCACGGCTCCGCTCCGCTGGCTGCGGGACACggacccccaccctcccccgGGCTTCCCCCGCGGCCGTACCTTCCTGCTGAGGCGGGTGGCGCGCTGCAGCCGGGGCTCGTCCTGCAGCAGGGCGCGGCGCTGCGCGGTCCTGAGCGCCCCGAAGCGGCGCGGGGAGCCAGGCGGCGCCGGAGGCCGCGACATGGCCGGGACACAGACGGACacgggccgggacccccccaccgCCTCCGGGAGCCGCGCGCGCCCCGCCGGTCTtaaaggagcagcagctgagcgCAAGGAGCTCCGGTTCTGCACCGCGCCACCCCCGGCTAGGGGGGGGACGGGCGCTGCATCCCGCTGTGTGCATCCTGCTCCCCGCTCTGTGCATCCTGCACTCCACCTCGCTGTGCGTACCCTGCACCCCACTGAGTTcatcctgctccctgctgtgtATAGCACTTTACCCCTCCGTGTGCATCCTGCACTGCAACCCGCACTGTGCATCCTGCATTGCATCCTGCTGTGTGCATCTTGCACCCTGCTGTGTGCATCCAGCACTCTGCTCTGTGCGTCCTGCATCCTGCTACATGCATCCTGCACTGCACCCCACTGTGTGCATGCTGCACCTCCAAGCATCTGTATCCTGCACTGCACCACACTATGTGCATCCTGCACTGCACTGTGTGTGCCCTGTACTACATCACACTGTGTGCATCCCTCTTGTCACTGCCTTGGCCTCATCCTATACTTCAAGGCACTGCACTTGTGCATCCTGTGGACATCTGGCACCACTGTACCCATCAGCtcaggagagagaagagagagagaaacaagacaCCCTGTCACTGTCGGCTCTGTGCAGGTCCCCTTCATCCCTttgggaagggagaggtgggagtGCTGCCCAACTTGTGATGGGGAACTGCTCGCTGCAGGGTGTTGTGGTCACTAAATGTTTGCAGGGATTCAGAGacctaaaagaaaatttcagggAGCAGAAACCTGTCTGAGGACTATCAGCTCCACTTCAGGACATCTCTGTGCTGGACACTCTCCTTGTATCTTTGCCCTGATCTTACTCTTTAAGTAAAAGATGTGGTGGAGAAGCTGGGGAAAAGTAGCAAACCAGGAGCTCATGGGAGGTGGAGATTTCTTCACAGCAAAGTTTTACCTTAGTGAAAAaccacagctgcagggagagccATGCATTGCCACTGGGGTGGGGACTGCCCTGTCCTGGTCAGGACATTTCCATGGAGCAAATATCTGGTGGTAGACAGCATTTAATGTCCACTCCTTGACTTCAGGTGTCACCTCAAACTAACactggctgctggagctgagtGAAGGAaagctgccagggagctgctgggggatAGAGGTCACTGCTGTTGGGTGGCCAAAAGCCCAGCAGGATTTAGGAAGCATTTGGATAGGTAGATTAGAATAAGGAGCTGTGTGGAGCTGGGGATGTTGTAGGAGAGATGAGAACCTGCCTGTACACTGGGACATGCTGTAGTGGAGGGACAAGATGGCAATGCAGAGACACCCACTCGCTGGGCCCATTCTCCTGGGCTGGTGAGTACCAGCCCTGTCGAACTGTGAGGATATTTTAGGATGCTCTCCTGCATCTCCTGACCTGTGTCTCTCCACTGCCTTTGGAGAGCCCTAGCAGAAGACAGCATTGCTGGGATGAGAATCATTTGCTCTTTAGTCTGGCAGTGCAAATGAAACTCCAGTTTTGCCTGTCACTTGGAAACGCCAGAGACCCAGGAGCAGCAGTGGTGTCATTTCACAGTCTGCCCAGTGCTACCTGATGTCATCGAGCCTGCTGGTTTTGGAAGCCAAATCCACTCTGGGGGCAccaggggtggggtggggacacCTTCCTGACAGCCATCCTCCACCTGCTGCTACCATCTCATACCCCTGCTGCAGGAAAACCTCTCTTCCAGCCAATGCCAAGTCCATCATGGAGCTGTCCTGTGCCCCCCGCTTCTCTGTACTGTGGTGCCTTGCAAGGCAGGTATGGCCTTTGCTCAGGGTGAATGTCCCTCTCTGTCTTCGAGGATAACTAGTATTGGGAGGGGCAATTCTGGGATTTCTAGACCAATCTCTGCATGGCAGAGTTGatcccaaaaccaaaccaggcTGCAGAGGGCTGTCTCTCATTGAATTTGGGGTGCCAAATTCACCACCAAGGCTAGAGATGCTCCCATCTCTGGAGAGGGCCATCTGACACTGCAGAGTCCTTGAAGGGACACCTTCCAAGGCAAGTGGGGACTCCAGCCAGAGCAGGAGACTCTGAGATCCCACCAGCCCCCTGTGCTCTGGTTTGGGGGGAGGATCAGTGCTTGGTGCTGGAGGCTCTCAGGAGAGTGAATGCAGCTTGCGTCACCTGAGAGCTGCTTTCAGTAGAAGTTGCTCTGAGCTCTGTTTTTCCTCAGACATCCCTAGGTGCAGgtgctccccatgctctgcagTGCTGAGGACAGTTCTCTAGAACAGTGTAAGGTACTTTCTGGCTTGGAGATCCTCCACTGCTCACTTTTTTCAGTACTTTCTGATTTCTCAAACCTTTCTGGATGGCTGCCAGTAGGTActgggctctgcagctggcagatgAGGGCTGGGTTTTCCCTTAGCCATTGGTCCTGGAATGGAACTCACTGCTGTTGCTACACTGCCCCAAGACAAAGCCAGAAATGGTTTGTGAAGGTGAAAGTGCTTTTCAAACAGTCTGTCCTGGCAGTGCCACAGTATTGTGGGATAGAAGAGTTGTAGGGGCCCTGTCCTGCAGCCTCACAGCATCAGCTCTGTCTGCACCTTTCCTGGCAAAGTTTCATCTAATTTGTTCTCAGAAACCTGGGTATGGTGAGCCCATTCCTGTAATGAGCTCTTCCCTCATTAGAGTGTCTCCTGATTCAAGTGATTCCTAACATCTAACCTACTtcttttttgcttccatttaaGTTCACTCCTTCTTAGTTACAGCAGATGGATCCACTGACAACTTTGAAATCATGTTTCTGCAGGATCAAAGTATGACTATGAAGACAGACAGGTAGCGACAAATACTGACAGACACAGCCTCCCAGCAGGAGTGGGACCTTGGCACCAGGACATTGCCACAGCTTTTGACCCTGGTCTGTGAACGTGGTGATGAGGTAGGAAGAGTTCTCCCATGTGACAAGTCCCTTCTGAACCCTTCTGTGCAGACCATGGTTCTTTATCTCAGTGTAACTAGATTTAAGTTTCTTACATACATTCCTGTGAGAAACACTCGAGGCTTTTTCCCTCCAGTAAGCCCCAAGACTCCAGTCCTAGCACCTGACATGGGATTTCTTGGATCTCAGTGGGAGCACATCAGAGATACAGAACAAATATTCATTAATGGAGAATGAGCTTAAGGAAGCAAATTTATTGGGATGCTTTACCAGACACTGCAGAGAGGCACAGAGTATATGGAAATCTGTGGCATGTAGCTTTTTTGCTTGCTGTGATTTCTGGAGACAGCTAAGAAACTCTGATAAAAAGTCACTCCAGGCCTGGGTGTCTTCCTCCCGCAGGGAAGGTACATGGGGAATTCACAAATTTcacaagtgatttttttattcttcattatgAATATAATAACAAGGAATCATTGGCAAGCACAGGGGAAaagagctgagcagagggggaggCTGTACTCAGAGAGGGGAAATGGAAAGTGGTATTTCAGTAAAAACCCTACTACCATTGGGCTCCCCTCTCTGATCCAGAAAGGCTCAAGCTGTTTGGCCATGCAGAGCCTTTGCAGAGTGTCCAGTGTGGacaggagggggaagaagcaCTAACAATACTGAGCTGGTTTGATGAGGATAAGGGAGGATTTGCAGTTTCCTTTGCACATGCTGCCCCATGTCATGCCACCCTTGAAATTCAGCCGTACAGAATAACATGCTGAGTACCACCACCCGCCCTCATAGCTGTAGGCACAGTTCTTACTGTAAGTGTCCTGATCTCGATCCTTTGTGGAGAACTTCATGTTGTCATGCATGGTGTTGGGATTGTCTGAGGTCATGGCATCCCCCGCCGTCCCTGTGTAGGAGCCCAGCCTCAGCCGGTAGCCATGGGACTCATCTTCCAGGCTGAAGAGGTTATAGTCTGCGAAATTGGTGTTGTCTGTGGAGTCCTGGATGATAAACCTGACCTGGTAGACCTTTTGCTTGGAGATCTGGTGGATGTACTCGGTGCCCAGCCAGTATTCCCTGCGCACATTTCCAAAGCCGTACTTGTAGGTGCTCCAGGACTCAGCCCAGGTGACTGGTGTGTCTTTCTGGTTCCTCTGGATGACTGTCCAACCCCCGTTTGTTATATTCATTTCACAGTACACCACGAGGTGGTGGAGTCCTTTTGGCTGGATGATGTAGACACCGCTGCGGCTGCCAGCAGGGATCTCACTGCAGTCCTTGGGCCAACCTGGGGCAGGAAACAGAAATGGTTATTAAATCCCACACACTGAAACCCCGAAAGCACCTGATATTTCTTTTGTGCCTATATGCTATTGCACACACATTCTTGGGCTGTATTCCTGCCATGTGCTCACAGGAGTAAATCAAAGTCTTGAAATGATCAATGTTAGAGTTGGGCTTCATATCTTCACAAGACAGGATTCAAACTGATGAGCCTACACTGCCAAATTGTCTTGGTCTGGTGAGACCAAGCCAGCCATTGCCTTCACCCAGCACACAATGCGCCCTAGCCCAGGTTGGGTTCagttttgcagtgctgtggtGATTTGCCTGTAGCATACAGGTGACGTATCACCACACAGACAAATGCAAATCTGGGTTATAACGCCATTTGCTTTCACAGCATGGAGGCTTTAGAGCTTTATAGTAATCTCAGAAACCCTGGAGACAGTGTGATCAAGACATTCATATTGCTACTAATTAAATCAGCCCTTGGGATATCAATGGGGCAAATCCATCAGTTTTCTCTGGGCTTACCTGAGAGCTCTTTAGAGACTTCCTGACTTGTTTGATTTGATTATGATCTTTCCATGCTCCAGAGTGTCAGCCCCTTATACAACAAACAGCTGAATGCACCTACACACTTCTGGGAAGGGATCTGCCCACTCCCAGTACCTCTGCTACTGGTTATTCCTACCCGGATAGAAACTATCTTGTGGTCCTATGGGCTATTGTTGACTCAGTCAGTTCAGTAACACAGTCAGTCCCTGTCTTACCCAGTCTTCTCATCAACTGTAGagtgaaaagaggaaaataaacaatCACCACTTCCCAAAGGCCAATAATGAATCATCACTTTCCAATTTGGAACTTCAGGTGGAAAATTGCCCATGCTAAAGATCCTCATCAACTACTGAGTCCAGCACATGGCTGGTAATAGAGTCCCCCCGAGGTTATGAGCTGTGGCACCTCTGCAGCCTATCacaaaatcaacatttttcctGGGAGGAGACAGTGTACATTGAGGACATAAGCTAAGGTGGCTGAGAGCTCTTCATGAGCCCAGCAATGGTGAAACCTTATGAGCAGATGTGCTCCTTGAGAAGAGACTTACCATGGCCCATCGGTGTGTGGGGGGCAATGTCTCTGACCTGTCGAACATGTTTGCCACTGTTATCTGAATTAACAAGAACAGAGGAGACAGGAGTGAGTGTTGAAAGTAGACATGTCAAATGCCTGCTGGGAGAGCATGATCTTCTCCAGATGATattcctgtttttctgctgttgctccTAATTCCAGAGAGACTTTACCATTTCAGCTATCAGCCAGTTAGTTGGTAGTTTGGGGGAATTTACATGGTGTTAGAATGGGGCAGATGCTTCCTTGGTGAGAAGGATTTGGGCACACTGTGTCAGGGAAAGACCCCAAATGGTGGTGGATGGTTGTTAAAGTGCAGTAGAAGCAGTTAGGAAGGGACTCAGGAAGAAGAGGGATTagagggagaagaaatgtgAGAGCAGACACAGGAAAACTGATGCAGATATCAGGAGTTGGGAGAGGGGTTCTGCTCAGCTGGGTCAGAAGGGAATTTGAAGGATATTACTGGAAGAGAAGATGGTTTAGAGTGAATTAATGCAATTCTTCTGCAAGGACATCTTCTGTGTATCCACTGGTAGCTATAAAACAGAGGAATGAATCACAGGCTTATGGAATCACAAAAGCCATTCCCGTCCCCTCTCTGAAACAGATGCCTAACCCTGCAGGCAACTGCTCTCTGGCATCCTCAAgtttctgctccctgctttcACTCTCAGCTGGTGCTTTCCTATCTCCTCCCTTATGATGTGTTTAACTTAAGCCTCTTGCACTGTGTATTAGCCCGTTCTTTCTCTTACTACACCCAGAGtacattttttcctgcagacaGACTGTAATATTGCTATCACTTCCTCCTCCATGGTCTTCTGATTTTGGGGCTAAACCATTCAGCTCTTCAGCCTTCCCTGACACAGTCTGTCTGCCAGATTTTTGGCCCCTTTCTTTCTGACTCTCTCCAAATGTGTCTTGAAGCTCACCAGTGAACGTGGTGGTTGGCCTGAGCCTATGTGGAGTGGGAAACACTCATGTAACGTGGTCTAGAGGACTTTGCTACCATGGTATTTACTTTTACTACAGCCATATGAAACTGTTCACCATGTTAATTTTGTAAGCCCCTGCTCCTTTCTGCCTTCACTTCCCATCCATTTGGAAGCACTTCTCTACAAGTCAAGACTTTCGAATATTAGCCTATCTCCTCTGGCATGCCTCCCTGCTTACCCATCTTACATTCATGCTGCTCATGTTTTCAGAGCACCCTAGCAGTGGTCCAGGTGAGAGATGAGTGTGAAGCTCAGAGCACACCCCCTTTCTCTACTCAGACCTGCAGTTCTTTGTGAAGCCCAAGTTCTTGTCTCAGTCAAGGGTGCTTCCTGTGTTGGCAGTTTCCTGACAGCTGACCTTTGCAGTGAAGGCTGATGTGAAACCAGCATCAAACACTTGGACCTTGAGCTCTTCTGCCAGgaactcctcctcctcctcccttggAAGGGAACCAGCTCTTGCTGTTGTGTCGTGTCCCACCCACAGTCCCCAGTTTTATTCCAAGAGCATTTTTTGGAGGCTTCTGCATTGCTCCAGTATACCCTGGTATTTGTAGGTTACTCTGCCATTGTCTGGCTGATTGCTCTGTGTCAGTGCCACTGCTTAGACTCTTTGTATTAACTTCATTTAATTCCTCTTTGTATTCACTTCTCTCCTGAATTCTGTTCTCCACTGACCTTGTGATTTCCAGAAGTGGCTACTGTTCCCCATGTCCTCAAAACACACTGTCATTGTTTGCCTTAACATCTTTAACACTGTGTCTCCAAGGAAAAGCCCATGGCCAACAACACCCTTGGCTTGGTCTTGCTGCCAATGAGACTGACCATGTCCCTTCTCTTGGGATCCTGTGAACTCTGAGCTTCAGACTATTGGACTCACTTATGGGCAGAAGAACTTCATGCCAGACAGGAGAGGAGACAAGCAGCAAGCAGAGGAGGACTCTGAGATTATTCTTGTTCAAGGAAGACAGCCTACTGCATTGGCATTGCCCACACACAGAGCAGTATGTAGTCCTTTCTCTGTGCTACAGGGGTGTGGTTAGGCTGGTGAGGACGTCTGTGTAGGATCTGACTGAACATGACCTTGTTTGCCTCTCCCTATTTTACTGATGTACTTACCAAGCTGGGAGGACTCTGGGAGAACATTCATAATTTCATCCAGTGTGCCATTGAGGAGATGCAAGTTTTTTATGTCAAAGGCAGGAAGAGGTGCTGCCAGGGCCAGCAGGCAGGTGAAAAGCAGGAGACAAAGGCACTGGGTAGCTGAAATGGGAAGagattagaaaaagaagaaagagatcATAACTCTTCCATTAGAGAGCCATGAATCCCATTTGACTCCTTTACTTGCAGagtaaaataggaaaataaaattctttatgCGTAGACCTCCCTCTTGGAGCCATAAGCCCCAATTCACTCATTTAGATGAGCTGTCATATACTCATTGGCAGGAGTCATTAGCAGTGGCACCTGCTGTTGGTGGTTTTTGAGACAGAAGAAGTGCAAAAACATTGTCCAAACCCAAAGTGACTGTAATCAGAAATCCCTGTAAAAAACAAGTCTCAGGGCTGGAGATAACAAGCAGGGTGAGCATGGAGGGAGGAatcccctttcctccctgctcccatcaCGTTCCTGTTACACACTCACATGGTGTAAGCTGGGACTAAACCTGCCTCCATTTCAGATCTGTGGGCAGTAAGAACCCAGATATCTGGGTGGGAGCaagccccaggcagggctgtgtgtATTTCTCCGCTCTGCATGAAAGCAGCATGACTGAGAGGGGCAGCACAAACTTTCAGGAATTACTGCCTGGCTGGTGCACATTATGTCCTTTATATGGTTATATAGCTACTTCAAAATTTTCATAGGTAGCCCACTGTGCTGATTTGTTCTTGTCAGAGCAGCTAGGAAAACCAGCACACTTTCTGCAATATTAAATCTAAATAAGATAATAGAAAGTTTATCATGATTCCTGGAGAGTGGGGCTTTGTGGAGACATCTGGCCATGTGGAAATCTTTTCACGATATGATAGATGTAGCTCACCCTGGCAGATTACCAGTGTGATCCCTCCACTGTTCAAAAAGGAGCAGAGCCAAACCTATCACACTGCCCTGGGATACCTGGGTTTGGCACTGGTCCCTGAGATgactgagaaggaaaatgatcAATGACACCATCCTGGAACCACTGTGTGCAATTGCAGCCACCCTAGAGACAAGCATGCCTTTCTGAGAATGCTCAGAGATGTCCCAATCATTTGTGCTGGTTACAGTTTTACAGCAAAGGTCTTTTAAACACACTTCAGTCCAACTCATTTGCTTCTCAATTCCTACATAACATTTGGTGTCTTGATGCACTTGCGTTTAGAGGCATGTTTAAAGACATCTCTTCTTTAGGCCACCGGAGAAGCaatgctccctccactgctgGCCCATTCCCCCATGAATGGTCTGGGTAGGAAGGAGATGCAGGGGAGAGGATCAGCCTCTCCTGGGTGTTCTGGGGACAGCAGTGTGCTTTTAAGCATCGAACCTCCAGATCTTGATACCTGTTCAGTATCACTCCTTAAGCAAGAATATctaaaaaacctgttttctatTCTGAGGTATTTAATAGTTTCCTTGGAGAACTGAAAATTACAAAGAATTTTTTCGTAAGTATGAAACTTGTAAAATGGGCTATCTGACACTCCAGGGCTACACTGATACAGCCTGAAAATAGCAGAACATGCAGACTCCTGCTCCTGTTCCTAGCCCACGGCACAGCAAGCCCAGACAATGTAATGGATTTAGCGCTGGGATGGCTGGGGTGTGGGGAGAAGGGAgccctgcagaagaaaaagtacCAGGATGCCCTGTGACCCATAGCCACATGCAGCGGTGccatcctctcccctcccctcccctcccctcccctcccctcccctcccctcccctcccctcccatcccatcccatcccatcccatcccatcccatcccatcccatcccacacTCACCCATGCTGTCTCTGCAGGGACCCTGTGGAGCGGGAAGCTGAACAGGTTTGGCCTGGCTGGAAGGGTGTCCAGCCCAAAAGTTATAGGGCTCAGCAGGTGAGTGGGTGGAGGCACGAGACCCAGACCACAGCACTTGTCTTCTCGTTGGCAACAGGACTAATAGTTTACAGCTTATTTGCTCTTCATCATTAAGTGATATGTCCTCAGACAATGAAGGCTGTGTCTCACAAAGGTGAAGAGCTTTCTTCAGAGGCAAAGCAAATAATTTGGTGCCAATAAGTGAATGCCTTAAAACAACTGCAATTTACAGTGCCTggctgcccccctgccctggcagggttTTCCCAG
This window of the Pelecanus crispus isolate bPelCri1 chromosome 12, bPelCri1.pri, whole genome shotgun sequence genome carries:
- the VPS37D gene encoding LOW QUALITY PROTEIN: vacuolar protein sorting-associated protein 37D (The sequence of the model RefSeq protein was modified relative to this genomic sequence to represent the inferred CDS: deleted 1 base in 1 codon), with the translated sequence MSRPPAPPGSPRRFGALRTAQRRALLQDEPRLQRATRLSRKSQSLQLEREMYLASNCTLARVNLSLRPRLEDRKASLAVKYQELQGTREACWDKQQCLEVYLENWSLQSALGQLQAKLYASEAESEAQTEEFLAQDLPLNSFLDSFCQSRTRSHICQMQLEKLQELLQKDQVGRDPAGSAGYPGALASPASACLAPLWSGVAPKAFDLSYGFVPAFLIPSEAVVPFAILAAPPRHHLPALGHQSASLCSEIPSPDSPLCLIGHIPLLSPQPLRRQQWLQHQKQDPPHQ
- the LOC104037797 gene encoding fibrinogen-like protein 1-like protein codes for the protein MATQCLCLLLFTCLLALAAPLPAFDIKNLHLLNGTLDEIMNVLPESSQLDNSGKHVRQVRDIAPHTPMGHGWPKDCSEIPAGSRSGVYIIQPKGLHHLVVYCEMNITNGGWTVIQRNQKDTPVTWAESWSTYKYGFGNVRREYWLGTEYIHQISKQKVYQVRFIIQDSTDNTNFADYNLFSLEDESHGYRLRLGSYTGTAGDAMTSDNPNTMHDNMKFSTKDRDQDTYSKNCAYSYEGGWWYSACYSVRLNFKGGMTWGSMCKGNCKSSLILIKPAQYC